One Deltaproteobacteria bacterium CG11_big_fil_rev_8_21_14_0_20_42_23 genomic window, TACGTCTAGATTGATCGCTACATCAACAGCTTCATCAAATTTTACTTTCGAAAAACTTGCCAAAACATCTAAGGCTTCATCCAAAGAATATAATTTTTCTGAATCTACGAGCTCACGATCTTTTTTGTATCTTTTTCCAGCCATGTGTACCTCCCGTTGTGCAAGCGCAACTCTGAATTCAAGTTGCTCCAACGCTTTTAGTTAACCAACGACTTCAATTCCCATATTGCGAGCAGTGCCTTCCACTGTTCTCATGGCAGATTCAAGAGAATCTGTATTGAGGTCTGGCATTTTAATTTTTGCAATTTCTTCCACCTGAGCTCTTGTCACCTTGCCCACTTTTTGCTTGTTGGGAATAGCTGCACCTTTATCAATTTTTGCAGCCTTCTTCAGCAAAACCGCAGCAGGTGGTGATTTAAGGATAAAGCTAAAAGATCTGTCTTGATAAACCGTAATAATAACCGGGATAATCATTCCAGCTTGGCTTTGTGTTTTTGCGTTAAACTGTTTGCAAAACTCCATAATATTCACACCATGCTGACCCAATGCTGGACCAACTGGTGGAGCAGGATTTGCCGCTCCTGCAGGACACTGCAATTTGATCTGTCCTACCGCTTTTTTTGCCATATACTTTCTCCATCAATCAAAATTTTGTCTCGTAAATAAGAAGCAGGGAGAAAAAATGTTCTCCACATACGTACAAGAACAAAACCTATGAAACTTTTTCTACTTCTGAAAAATCGAGTTCAATCGGAGTTGATCGTCCAAAAATACTCACAAGCACTCTCAACTTGCCCTTGTCAGCATTGACGTCGTCAACCATTCCCGTAAACGTTGCAAACGGTCCACTGTTTACACGTACATTTTCACCTTTTTCAAATTCTACTTTTGGTTTTGGACGTAGTGTTCCTTCTTTAATTTTGTTGGTAATACGCAACACCTCTTGCTCGGGTACAACTGGCGGTGTTTTAGAGCTTCCGACAAAACCGGTAATTTTTGGAGTGTCCTTTACCAAGTGCCAAGTTTGATCGTTCAAAACCATCTTAATCAAAACATAACCTGGAAAAAATTGGCGCTTCGAAGCTCTTTTTACGCCTTTTTTCACTTCAACCACATCTTCAGTTGGGACAAGTACATCTTCAAACAAGTCTTCCATGTTGTGATGACGAACGCGTTCAAGCAAAGCTTCTTTGGCTTTTTGCTCGTACCCTGAATATGTGTGAACTACGTACCAATGTTTTGTCGACATATTTCCAACCTAACGATAAAGAAGTCCAATCATCGACCCCCAAATGAAGTCGAAGCTAAATAAAATAAGCGATGAAATTCCAACCAGTATGCTCACCACAACCGTGGAGGTCATCGTTTCTTTTCTGTTTGGCCAAATCACTTTTTCAAGTTCAAGGATTGCTTCTAAAGTAAACTTACTTGCGTTCTTGTTGGTAATAAGAAGAACAAAAGTAAGCACCGCAACACCCAAACCAATGATGTCAGCCGGAGATAAAATCCACGCTGGACTTGTAATACGAAAAACAACCCACAAGGCTGCAAAAAACTGCTGAACGAAAAAGCCAAAAAGAGCTGAGGCCAACA contains:
- the secE gene encoding preprotein translocase subunit SecE — its product is MSLNERQSYQKFVALAFLLASALFGFFVQQFFAALWVVFRITSPAWILSPADIIGLGVAVLTFVLLITNKNASKFTLEAILELEKVIWPNRKETMTSTVVVSILVGISSLILFSFDFIWGSMIGLLYR
- a CDS encoding transcription termination/antitermination protein NusG, with product MSTKHWYVVHTYSGYEQKAKEALLERVRHHNMEDLFEDVLVPTEDVVEVKKGVKRASKRQFFPGYVLIKMVLNDQTWHLVKDTPKITGFVGSSKTPPVVPEQEVLRITNKIKEGTLRPKPKVEFEKGENVRVNSGPFATFTGMVDDVNADKGKLRVLVSIFGRSTPIELDFSEVEKVS
- the rplK gene encoding 50S ribosomal protein L11, which produces MAKKAVGQIKLQCPAGAANPAPPVGPALGQHGVNIMEFCKQFNAKTQSQAGMIIPVIITVYQDRSFSFILKSPPAAVLLKKAAKIDKGAAIPNKQKVGKVTRAQVEEIAKIKMPDLNTDSLESAMRTVEGTARNMGIEVVG